Genomic DNA from Nitrospiraceae bacterium:
CGACGCCCATGCGGCTGCAGATGGCGATCACCGATGTCGTGGAGCGGGCCAAGGCCTACGGCATGCCGGGAGAAATCGTGGACGGGAACGACGTCGCCGCAGTGTATCTGTCATCCAAGCAGGCGATTGCCCAGGCGCGTTCCGGTGGGGGCCCAACGTTTCTCGAATTCAAAACGATGCGGATGCACGGCCATTCGGAACACGACCCCGCCAAGTATGTGCCCCGTGAGTTGCTGGAGGAATGGAAGAAGAAAGATCCGATCCTCAAAGCGGAACGGTTGCTCACGGAGCTTGGGTACGGCAATGAGTCGTACTTTCACGATGTGGAAGAGCGGGCGAAGAAAGACATAGAGGCCGGCCTTGAGTTCGCCGAGCACAGCCCGCTGCCTGATGGCCCCGAAGTGCTGGAGGGAGTCTTCGCAGACACAGCGGAAAGCCATTAACCGGCCCGGCTCGGGAAGGAGTACCCATGACGACGACGGCGGCAGCTACCGGCGAAGTGACCTACCTGGAAGCGATCTCCCAAGCCCTGGACGAAGAAATGACGCGCGACGAGCGGGTCTTTCTCTTGGGCGAGGACATCGGCATCTACGGCGGGGCCTTCAAGATTACCGAGGGCTTTCTCCAGAAGTACGGGGAATGGCGGGTGATCGACACGCCCTTGGCGGAATCCGGGTTCGTGGGAGCCGCCATCGGCGCGGCGATGATGGGTCTGCGTCCGGTGGTGGAAATGCAGTTCGCCGACTTCATCTCCTGCGCCTTCGACCAGATCACCGAGGTTGCGGCAAAAAATCACTACCGCTGGGGAGCGGCCGTGCCGATGGTGATCCGCGCGCCGTTCGGAGGCGGTGTCCACGGCGGCCCCTTCCATTCGGAATGTCCAGAAGGCTGGTTCTTCCATTCACCCGGATTGAAGCTGGTGGCTCCGTCCACTCCCTACGATGCCAAGGGTCTCCTGAAGGCAGCGATCCGCGACCCCAACCCGGTCATTTATTTCGAACACAAGTTTCTCTATCGGCGGATCAAGGCCGCCCTGCCGGCTGAGGATTACGTGGTCCCGATCGGCCAGGCCGATATCAAGCGATCTGGCACCGACCTCTCCGTCATCACCTATGGCGCCATGGTGCACCTGGCGCTGGAGGCGGCCCAACTCTTGGCCAAGGACGGCATCGACGTGGAAGTGATCGATCTGCGCACGCTGATCCCCCTCGACGG
This window encodes:
- a CDS encoding alpha-ketoacid dehydrogenase subunit beta codes for the protein MTTTAAATGEVTYLEAISQALDEEMTRDERVFLLGEDIGIYGGAFKITEGFLQKYGEWRVIDTPLAESGFVGAAIGAAMMGLRPVVEMQFADFISCAFDQITEVAAKNHYRWGAAVPMVIRAPFGGGVHGGPFHSECPEGWFFHSPGLKLVAPSTPYDAKGLLKAAIRDPNPVIYFEHKFLYRRIKAALPAEDYVVPIGQADIKRSGTDLSVITYGAMVHLALEAAQLLAKDGIDVEVIDLRTLIPLDGETIYHSVRKTSKAILLHEDNKTGGIGAEIAARLAEDCFDCLDGPIVRIAAPDTPIPFSTPLEEYFLPKTSDIVAAAHKLAAY